TAGATATCTAAGCGCTCATCAGAAGGGTCATATTGCTCTATCAACTGGTCCTGAATTTCAATATCTCCCCGTTGCAAGGAAGAATAATAGGTGTTAAGGCCGTTCACCCCGTCTTGTGAAGTCACCTGAATAGCAAAGATATCTTCGGTGCTATTGGTGGTGTTATTGAAAGCCTCAGCGTAGGTAGAAGCCAACCTGAATCTATTGGACTTGATTACCCGGTCTGCCGCCTGCCCCGCTTCCAGGAATTTCTCCTGTTGCAGATAGACTCTAGACAGCATGCCGGCCGCAGCCCACTTGGTAGCAAAAAAACCATTGGTGGAAGGCAGCAGGTTCTCAGCTTCGGTTAAGTCTTTCAACACTTGCGCGTACACTTCGGCCACGGTGTTTCTTCTTACATAAGAGGCTTCATTGATCACAGCGGTAGGTTGCAAAACCAGGGGAACGCCAGGGTTGGTGGAAGGATTTCCGTCTACCCAGGCTTTACCAAACAGCTTCACCAACTCAAAATACATGGCGCCGCGCAGGAATTTCGCCTCGCCCTCTACTCTGTTTCTTTTGGCCTGGTCTACCTTGCCAATATTGGCCAGCACACTGTTAGCGATGTTGATCACGCGGTAGCTGTCCATCCAGGTGGCGGCCACAAAGGAGTTGTTCTCCAGAATGGCTTTGTCATAGACCTCGCCTGGCTGCGAGTAAGTACCCACCCAGGCAATGTCGCCATTGTCAGCTAGGAGATCTGGCAAGAACATGATGTTCCCGCCATACACATCCTCATCGCCGGCGGCGTCATAGGCGCCAACCAAAGCAGCCTCTACGTCTGAGGAGGTGTTCAGGGCCTCTCCGGTTTTTACTTCGTTTCTAGGATCTATGTCCAGTTGGTCATTGCAACTAAACAGCAGGCCGGCAAAGCCCAGCAGCATAGCGTATGATTTTATATTTCTTTTCATAACAAGTCTTTTTTTGGTGCACACTTCTTCTTAGAACCCAATATTTATCCCAAAGGTGATTGTTCTGGCCTGTGGGGCCCCGTAGAAATCATTTCCTTGTGAAATGTTCCCTGCCAGGTAATCTGTGTTCACTTCTGGATCCCAGCCTTCATAGTCTGTAAAGGTGAGCAGGTTAAGACCCACGGTGTAGATTCTTACTTTTTCCAGGTGGAATTTCTGCGTGAAGGTAGAAGGCAGGGTGTAACCTAAAGTAAGGTTCTTCAACCTAATGTAAGAACCATCTGAGAGGTACCGGGAAGAAGGATCTGTACCGTTGGCGTAGCCCAAGTAAGCTCTTGGCACATCTGTATTGTCACCGGGCTTCTGCCATCTTTTCAATTGGTCTTTGGTTTGGTTGTCATACCAGCTGGCGCTGGCGCTCATGTACTGCCCGGCACCGTTGTAGATGTCGTTGCCAAAAACACCCTGGAAAAGGACGCTAAGGTCAATTCCTTTAAACGAGAAGTTGTTAGTAAGACCCATGGTATAATCTGGGTTAGGGTCACCAATTACCACTCTGTCTGCTGAACCATAGTCATTGGTAGTCTCGCGGTTGCGGCTGCCGTCTGGGTTAAGGGTATTCAGGTAATACAGGGCATCACCGTTATCTGGGTCAACACCGGCATACTCCACGCCAAAGAACACGCCAATAGGCTCTCCTTCCACGGCACGGTTCAGGTAACCGCCGTTAATGATCTGGCCCTGCAGGTCTGTGATCTTGTTGCGGTTTCTGGAGAAGTTGAAGTTGGTAGACCACCGGAAGTCACCCACCAGGTTGTCTGTGTTCAGGGCAAATTCAAATCCTTTGTTCTCCAGTTTACCTACGTTTCTCAGCTGGGTTCTGAAACCAGTGGTACCCGGCACGTTCACACCCAAAAGCAGGTCGTTAGTTTTCTTGATGTAGTAATCCACCTCGCCGGAAACGCGACCGTTCCAGAAGCCAAAGTCTACCCCAACGTCTAACTGGCCTGTCTCTTCCCATTTCAGGTCTGGGTTCTCAATCTGGATGGGGCTCTGACCAGGGATTCCGCCGTAACCGGCACCCCCTGAATACAAGCCCAGGGCAGCAAAGTTTCCAATTTCGGCGTTACCGGTAATGCCGTAGCTGGCTCTCAGTTTCAGGTAATTGATAAGGGTGGAGTTCTGCAGGAAAGACTCTTCGCTCACAATCCAGCCTACAGACCCTGCGGGGAAGAAACCGTATCTGTTATCACGCCCAAAACGGGAAGAAGCATCTACCCGGCCACTTAAACCAATCAGGTATTTGTCTTTCAACTTGTAGTTTACTCTGGAGAAATAAGAAAGGAAGGAATAGTCTGTAGCAGAGGAAGACCCTTCAGTGATATCAGCGGAGCTGGTTAACTTGCGGTAGGCGTTACTTGGGAATTGCTGCCCTTCCACGTAGTTCGCATTCTGGTTAGACTCCTGGTAGCTCATACCCAGAACGGCGTCAAGGGTATGGTCATCGCCAATGTTCTTGTTGTAGTTGAAGAAGTTGTTTGTGTTGTAGTTAGTGATTTGGGTGTAAGAGTTAACCCCAATCCCGTTAGGGGTACCAGTGTTTCTGGCGGTTAACTTACCATAATAGGCATCTTCGTTCTGGGTTAACAGGTCCAGACCAAACTCAGACCGGAAGGTTAAGCCGTTCATGATTTTGTAGCTGCCATACACGTTGGTGAAGTTACGGAACACCGTGGTCAGGAAGTCGGCATCCAGGGCGTTCAGCAACGGATTGTAGTACACCGGATAGTTGGTATTGGGGCGCCCGGTGGCCGGATCCAAGACACCACTTACCAAACCTGTTCTAGGGTCAATTACCGGCGTGACAGGTGACAAGGCCACAATCTGCATTGGGGTGGCAAAGGCGTTGTCATTGCTCAACCGGTAGTTTTTGGTGCGGGTTAAGCTGAAGTTCATTCCCAGAGAAAGTTTATCCGTGGCCTGGTGATCCAGGTTTAAACGGCCACTCATTTTCTCAAAGCGGTTATTGATCAAAATACCCTCCTGGTTGCTGTGCGAAAGGCCGGTATAGAACCTGGTTTTCTCCGTTCCGCCGGCGGCGCTTACGTCTGTCTGGTTAATGGTGGCATCCTGGAAAACCTCTTCCTGCCAGTCTGTATCAAAGGTCAACGGGTTGGTGTTGCCGGCGGCATAGCGCTGCAGACGCCCCTCATTGAAGGCTACCCAGAAAGGCTCTCCTTCGCGCTCTTCTGAGTTTCTGGCCGCTTCTCTGAACAACTCCACATATTCTGCTGAGTTCAGGAATTCACGCTTGTTGGTAGGCTTGCTGAAACCAGTGAAGAAACTCACGTTGATTTTGGTGTCACCGGAGCTTCCTTTTTTGGTGGTGATCAACACTACCCCGTTGGCGGCCCTTGAACCGTAAATAGCCGCGGCGGCAGCATCTTTCAAAACCTCAATAGAGGCAATGTCATTAGGGTTCAAATCTGCCAGGGGGTTGGTAGGGGCCCCATTGCTGTTAGGCACGCTGTTGGTCAACGGAACGCCGTCCAATACATACAAAGGCTCATTGCCGGCACTTACGGAAGAAGAACCGCGTACCCGCACTTTAATGCCCTGGCCTAACTTACCGTTCTGCTGCTCTACAAAAACCCCGGAGGTTCTACCCTGCAAGGCATTCTCAAAGCTGGGGGACGGCGTGTTCTGGATGGCTTCGGCCTTGATGGAGGAGATAGAGCCGGTCACTTCGCGTTTTTCCTGGCTACCGTACCCTACCACCACCACTTCGCCAATGGCTTTGGTGTCTTCGGTCATGCGCACGTCAAGTGTGTTACTGGAACCCAAGGGTACTTCACGGGTGGCAAACCCTATAAAAGTAAAGACCAAGGTGGGGGAACCGGTCACATCTACAGAATAACGTCCATTGATATCTGTGCTGGCGCCTATGGTTGTACCTTTTACAACCACACTCACGCCCGGAAGTGCTGAGCCATCAGCCGCAGAAGTTACTCTCCCGGTGATGGTTCTATTTTGCGCCATGGCGTCAAAGCTGACCACCGAGAGCAAAAACAAGAACAAGAGTAAAAGTTTTTTCATCTGGTTTGTTTTAAAAGTTTGCTAATAGGTTGGTAATATTTTCTTAATATATGGGATGCGAAGTATTTTACAATAGCCGCTTTCTCCGGGCGAGTTTTTACTGGCAAGAAAAACGGGCTACACTGCCTTGCTTTATTTTACAATATATTGTCTTTCACTACTTTACACACCCTCGCCTTTCGTAATTTTTCTTTCGCTTCTCCTGCAAAAAGACTATCAAAAAACTAATAATCCTGAGTGGCAAGAAACTTTCCCATGGTTGGCTTAGAAGTGGAATTATGAGAATGTTAAATTATGGAGGATTCTATTTTATGAATTTACTCATTTTCATTCACAAAAACTACCATTCAATGTTATTTTTATCCCATTAATACAAACTATCGTACAACTACGCAACACTTGAATCAGGCAAAGCCCTGACCTTTACTATAGGCTTAGTGGCTGATTTTCGTTACTTTTACAGGATAGTATAACCTACACCATCATTCAATAATCTATGAAAAATCTCTTGTCTTTAAAAGTAGCCCTGGTTTTGGCTTTTGCCTTTTTCCTGGCTTACCCCGCTGCTATAGCCCAAATCAAAATGCCCGCCGCCAGCCCGGCCGCTACCGTGAAACAGGCCATTGGTCTGGCCGATATCACCATTGAGTATTCCCGCCCCAGCATGAAAGGCCGTAAGGTCTTTGGCGACCTGGCACCTTACGGAAAGCTTTGGAGAACTGGCGCCAACAAATCTACCCAACTCATTCTCAGTGATGAGGTGATGATGGAAGGCAACAAGGTACCGGCCGGCAAATACGCGCTGTACACCATTCCCGGCGAAAAGGATTGGACCATTGTTATCCATAAAAACACCGAGCACTGGGGCGATGGCGGCAAAGACTACAAGCAGTCTGATGACTTGGTTCGCTTTAAGGTAACGCCTAAAAAACTGGCGGAGAAAGTAGAAACCTTCACCATTGGTTTTGCTGACCTTACCAACAGCGGCGGCACCCTGCAGATCAGCTGGGAAAACACCCTGGTTCCCATTAAAATCACGACAGACGTAGACGCGAAAGTGATGGCCCAGATTCAGGACCAGGTGGTAAAAGGCACCAACGTGACCCCGGCGCTATACGCGGCGGCGGCTAACTACTACGCCACCAACAACAAAGACCTGAAGCAGGCGCTTACCTGGTATCAGAAAGCCAATGAGAAAGATCCTAAGTTCTACAACCTGCACTACCAGGCTAAGCTTCAGGCCCAATTAAAGGACTACAAAGGTGCCCGTGCCACGGCCCAGAAATCCATTGAACTGTCTAAGAAGGAGAACAACGCCGATTACGTGGCGCTCAATGAGAAACTCTTAGCCGAGATCAAAAACAAATAAGCGTTTTAAGCCCTTTTCCTGAAAACAGGCCCAAAACGGGAAGCCCCGCTGAAGAAGTTCAGCGGGGCTTTTTGCTTTTCATGAATTCTTGATAAACGGCGAAAGCAAGTATTACGCCCAGCGCACTTTCTCCTCCAAAGGCACCATCCGCTTGCCGGCGGACTTCTCCTGGTCAGTATAGCCCAGATACAGAATGCCCAGCACCACGTCTTCCTCGCGCAGATCCAGCATTTCATTCATGGCCGGGTGGTAGGCCATGCCGCCAGATCCCCAGTAAGAAGCAATGCCCAGGGCCGTGGCGCCCAGCAGCAGGTTCTGGATGGCGCAGGCGGTAGCGGCAATTTCTTCCAGTTCCGGAATCTTGGGCAGGTTGCCGCGCTGCATGTAAGCCACCAGCACATGAGAGGCCTTGTCGCCCATGTGGCGCAACTTGTCTTCCTTGCTATCCTGAAAATTTTCCGAACCTGCCTGTTGCCGGTACAGGTCAGCATGCGCTGCGCAGAACTCTTGCGCCTTTTCGCCGGAATAGACAATAAACCGCCAGGGCTCGGTATGGCCATGCGTAGGCGCCCAATCAGCCAGCCCCAGAAGTTCCCTCACCTGCGCATCTGGAATCTGCTGTCCGTTCATCTGGGCCGGCTTTACGGTCCTTCTATTTTTGATGATCTGCTGCAGGCGATGGAAGTCTTCGTTCATGGTTTTGGTCTTTCTGTTTTAGGCCCGTTTTCCAGAAAACAGCCTCAAAACGGAGGGCGAATTTAGTAACGGGCACAAGGCATTTCCTCCGGGAGCCTAAATTTCTTTGGCGGCAGAGGCAGGCAAAATCGGTTGGAGCGCATAGCCTATGCTTACCACCAGCGCAGACCCTATCACGTTATACCAGAGATACGCAATATCTGTGGTAAAGTAGAGCGCAAAGATGATCATTTGGGTGCAGACGGCGGCCCAGAAAACAGCATTCCCGGCCAGGCGCTTGAAGTAGAAGGCGGCAATGAATACCCCCAGAATGGTGCCGTAAAATAAAGAGCCCAGAATATTCACCGCCTGAATCAAATTCTCCAGCTGCGAGGCAAAAAGCGCGAAAAAAATAGATACCGCTCCCCAACCAATGGTGAACCAGCGCGAAGCCTTTACATAATGGTCATCTGAGGCGCCCTGCATTATAGACCGCTTGTACACATCCACCACGGTAGTAGACGCCAGGGAGTTAAACGCCGACGCCGTGCTGCCCATGGCCGCGCACAACACCACTGCCAGCAGCAAGCCAATCAGCCCGCGGGGCAATTGCTGGGTCACGAAGGTCAGGAAAACGTAGTCGGTATCTTTAAAGTCGGTGCCTTGGTTGTAGTTCTTGACCAGTTGGTGCGCCTCGGCGCGAAGGCCTTTTCGCTTTTCCTCGGCTTGTTGTGCCTGTAGGGCGGCCGCTTCTTTTTTAGGTGCATCATTTGCCTGGTGCGCCGCCACCAGATCCAGAGTAGCCTGCTTTTTCGCCTGAAAGGCCAGCGTACTTTCCTGTTCCAGTTTCTGCCAGGCCGGCGCCGCCGCTGAGGCAATCACATTGGCGGCCTGCTGCTGGTTAAAATACAGCGGGGGCTGATGGAACTGGTAGAACACAAACACCAGCACACCTACCAGCAGGATCAAAAACTGCATAGGCACCTTTACCAGCCCGTTCATGAGCAGCCCCAGTCGGCTTTGTGCTATGGTTTCGCCGCCCAGGTACCGCCCCACCTGCGATTGGTCCGTGCCGAAGTAGGAAAGCGCCAGGAAGAAACCGCCAATGAGGCCAGACCAGAGGTTGTAACGGTCATTGGGGTTGAAATTCAGGTCTATCAAATTCATCTTTCCGGATTCCCCCGCTACCACCAGGGCTTCGGACAGGCCTACGTCCTCGGGCAGCAGCCGCACCACCACCACGGCCGCCGTGGCCATGCCGCCCAGCATCACCGCCATCTGCAGGCGCTGGGTCTGGCTCACGGCCTTGGTGCCGCCCACCACCGTGTAAAAGGTCACCACCACCCCAATAAAGAGAATGGTGCCGGTCAAATTCCAACCCAGAATAGCCGACAGGATAATAGCCGGGGCATAAATGGTGATACCAGTAGAAAGGCCGCGCTGCAAGAGAAACAACATCGCCGCCAAAGAACGGGTCTTCAGGTCAAACCTGCTTTCCAGGTACTCATAGGCAGTGAATACTTTAAGCCGGTAATAGATGGGAATGGCCGTGATTGATAAGACCACCATGGCCAGCGGAAGGCCCAGGTAAAACTGGATAAACCGCATGCCGTCTTCAAAGGCCTGCCCCGGGGTAGAGAGAAAAGTAATGGCACTGGCCTGGGTAGCCATAATGGAAAGCCCCATCATCCACCAGCGCTCGGTATTATCAGCACGCAGGTACCCCGACATGTGCTGGGGTTTGCGCGTTTTCCAGACGCCGTACAAAACAATAAACGCAATGGTGCCAATCAAGACGCCCCAGTCAATGCCACTCATTGGTACGCCCGGGTAATGAGGTAAAAAATCAGAATCAGCACGGCCAACACGCCCAGCACCAGCCCATACATGGCGGCCCAGGTTTTAAAGAACGGGGGTGGGTCTATATCTCCTTTGGTCATGCAGCTAGTAGTAGGTTAATATGCTTGATGGAGAAAAAGCACTTTCTGTTTTGGGCCAGTTTTCCTTAAAACAGGCCCAAAACAGAAACCAGAATTTCATTCCCCGATTCTTAATTCTTAATTCTTAATTACCTAAAGGTTATTGCCCCAAAGACAGCAGGTTCACGAACAATCGGTACGCTCCTGGCACTCCGGCCGGCAGCTCCCTGAAGAACGACAGCCCGGTATACACAAAATGCCCTTTGCCATACTTAGCCACTAACAGGCTGCTTTCGCGGGCAGGTTCGCCGGGGTCATTGGTGGAAATGATGGTCTCGTATTCCGGGGCCCACTGGCCCGGGAAGTACAGACCCCGTTCCTGCACCCATCCTTTGAAGTCCTGCGGGGTGATTTTATTGGGGCTGTTGAGCACGGGGTGATCTGGCTTCAGGAACCGCACCTCAGCGTCCTCCACTGTGACGCGATCACTGGAAAGCTTCAGCGGAAAAGGCCCCAGCGCCTGGGTCACCAGCCCATTGTTCACGTTGTACTGTACCACCAGCGTGCCGCCGTCGCGCACGTATTCCAGCAACTGCGGCTGTTGGAATCTTAGACGCTCCAGGGTGTTGTAGGCCCGCACGCCCACCACCACGGCATCGTATTTCTTTAGGGCCGCTGGTGACAGATTTCCTACCTGCAATTGCTCCACCTGGTAGCCAATCTGCAACAAACTGGACGGCACTTCATCGCCGGCGCCCATCAAGTACCCTATGCGCTGCCCCTTGCGTTTGAGGTCCAGCTTTACGGCTTTGGCCTCAGCGGGAGGGAAAAGGGTTTGGGTGGGCAGGTGAGCGTAGCTGATGGTCTTCAGGCTTTGGTTGTAGGTTTTTCCGGCCATGGTAGCGGTAGCGCTGAGCGTGCTTTCGGTTTGGGCCTCACTAGGGTACACCAGAAACGTAAACAGCTGGTC
This Rufibacter radiotolerans DNA region includes the following protein-coding sequences:
- a CDS encoding RagB/SusD family nutrient uptake outer membrane protein produces the protein MKRNIKSYAMLLGFAGLLFSCNDQLDIDPRNEVKTGEALNTSSDVEAALVGAYDAAGDEDVYGGNIMFLPDLLADNGDIAWVGTYSQPGEVYDKAILENNSFVAATWMDSYRVINIANSVLANIGKVDQAKRNRVEGEAKFLRGAMYFELVKLFGKAWVDGNPSTNPGVPLVLQPTAVINEASYVRRNTVAEVYAQVLKDLTEAENLLPSTNGFFATKWAAAGMLSRVYLQQEKFLEAGQAADRVIKSNRFRLASTYAEAFNNTTNSTEDIFAIQVTSQDGVNGLNTYYSSLQRGDIEIQDQLIEQYDPSDERLDIYEGGYTNKFDEQYAVVPILRLAEMYLTRAEASLRTGTNIGGVTPVADINTIRTRAGLSPRTTVTLAQVLQERKLELVFEGQLLHDIKRTRGTIDGLPFSSNRLVYPIPQRERDANVNLTQNPGYFGG
- a CDS encoding SusC/RagA family TonB-linked outer membrane protein, giving the protein MKKLLLLFLFLLSVVSFDAMAQNRTITGRVTSAADGSALPGVSVVVKGTTIGASTDINGRYSVDVTGSPTLVFTFIGFATREVPLGSSNTLDVRMTEDTKAIGEVVVVGYGSQEKREVTGSISSIKAEAIQNTPSPSFENALQGRTSGVFVEQQNGKLGQGIKVRVRGSSSVSAGNEPLYVLDGVPLTNSVPNSNGAPTNPLADLNPNDIASIEVLKDAAAAAIYGSRAANGVVLITTKKGSSGDTKINVSFFTGFSKPTNKREFLNSAEYVELFREAARNSEEREGEPFWVAFNEGRLQRYAAGNTNPLTFDTDWQEEVFQDATINQTDVSAAGGTEKTRFYTGLSHSNQEGILINNRFEKMSGRLNLDHQATDKLSLGMNFSLTRTKNYRLSNDNAFATPMQIVALSPVTPVIDPRTGLVSGVLDPATGRPNTNYPVYYNPLLNALDADFLTTVFRNFTNVYGSYKIMNGLTFRSEFGLDLLTQNEDAYYGKLTARNTGTPNGIGVNSYTQITNYNTNNFFNYNKNIGDDHTLDAVLGMSYQESNQNANYVEGQQFPSNAYRKLTSSADITEGSSSATDYSFLSYFSRVNYKLKDKYLIGLSGRVDASSRFGRDNRYGFFPAGSVGWIVSEESFLQNSTLINYLKLRASYGITGNAEIGNFAALGLYSGGAGYGGIPGQSPIQIENPDLKWEETGQLDVGVDFGFWNGRVSGEVDYYIKKTNDLLLGVNVPGTTGFRTQLRNVGKLENKGFEFALNTDNLVGDFRWSTNFNFSRNRNKITDLQGQIINGGYLNRAVEGEPIGVFFGVEYAGVDPDNGDALYYLNTLNPDGSRNRETTNDYGSADRVVIGDPNPDYTMGLTNNFSFKGIDLSVLFQGVFGNDIYNGAGQYMSASASWYDNQTKDQLKRWQKPGDNTDVPRAYLGYANGTDPSSRYLSDGSYIRLKNLTLGYTLPSTFTQKFHLEKVRIYTVGLNLLTFTDYEGWDPEVNTDYLAGNISQGNDFYGAPQARTITFGINIGF
- a CDS encoding DUF2911 domain-containing protein — encoded protein: MKNLLSLKVALVLAFAFFLAYPAAIAQIKMPAASPAATVKQAIGLADITIEYSRPSMKGRKVFGDLAPYGKLWRTGANKSTQLILSDEVMMEGNKVPAGKYALYTIPGEKDWTIVIHKNTEHWGDGGKDYKQSDDLVRFKVTPKKLAEKVETFTIGFADLTNSGGTLQISWENTLVPIKITTDVDAKVMAQIQDQVVKGTNVTPALYAAAANYYATNNKDLKQALTWYQKANEKDPKFYNLHYQAKLQAQLKDYKGARATAQKSIELSKKENNADYVALNEKLLAEIKNK
- a CDS encoding nitroreductase family protein, coding for MNEDFHRLQQIIKNRRTVKPAQMNGQQIPDAQVRELLGLADWAPTHGHTEPWRFIVYSGEKAQEFCAAHADLYRQQAGSENFQDSKEDKLRHMGDKASHVLVAYMQRGNLPKIPELEEIAATACAIQNLLLGATALGIASYWGSGGMAYHPAMNEMLDLREEDVVLGILYLGYTDQEKSAGKRMVPLEEKVRWA
- a CDS encoding sodium:solute symporter, producing MSGIDWGVLIGTIAFIVLYGVWKTRKPQHMSGYLRADNTERWWMMGLSIMATQASAITFLSTPGQAFEDGMRFIQFYLGLPLAMVVLSITAIPIYYRLKVFTAYEYLESRFDLKTRSLAAMLFLLQRGLSTGITIYAPAIILSAILGWNLTGTILFIGVVVTFYTVVGGTKAVSQTQRLQMAVMLGGMATAAVVVVRLLPEDVGLSEALVVAGESGKMNLIDLNFNPNDRYNLWSGLIGGFFLALSYFGTDQSQVGRYLGGETIAQSRLGLLMNGLVKVPMQFLILLVGVLVFVFYQFHQPPLYFNQQQAANVIASAAAPAWQKLEQESTLAFQAKKQATLDLVAAHQANDAPKKEAAALQAQQAEEKRKGLRAEAHQLVKNYNQGTDFKDTDYVFLTFVTQQLPRGLIGLLLAVVLCAAMGSTASAFNSLASTTVVDVYKRSIMQGASDDHYVKASRWFTIGWGAVSIFFALFASQLENLIQAVNILGSLFYGTILGVFIAAFYFKRLAGNAVFWAAVCTQMIIFALYFTTDIAYLWYNVIGSALVVSIGYALQPILPASAAKEI